The proteins below come from a single Bacillus horti genomic window:
- a CDS encoding glycerol-3-phosphate responsive antiterminator: protein MKLPLVDMVQSQVIASIKDPKLIDEAVQSEPNIAFLLTGDLMTTKTNIQKLKQAGMHVFLHLDFIHGISNDKSAISFIAREWKPDGIITTKNHLIKVAKEEGLLTIQRIFLIDQSALEKGLEMVNSCRPDAVEVLPGILPKIIYEMTEKTDIPLIAGGLIREKEEVLDALKAGALAASGGSPALWNLGI from the coding sequence ATGAAGCTTCCATTAGTAGATATGGTCCAATCACAAGTCATTGCCTCAATTAAAGACCCCAAGCTAATTGATGAGGCTGTCCAAAGCGAACCAAACATTGCCTTTTTATTAACTGGGGATCTGATGACCACGAAAACAAATATACAAAAGCTAAAGCAGGCAGGGATGCATGTTTTTCTTCATTTAGATTTTATCCATGGAATCTCTAATGATAAGAGTGCGATTAGCTTTATCGCTAGGGAATGGAAGCCTGACGGAATTATCACCACCAAAAACCATCTCATTAAAGTAGCGAAGGAAGAAGGACTACTCACTATCCAACGGATCTTTCTTATAGATCAGAGTGCCTTAGAAAAAGGGCTAGAAATGGTCAACTCCTGCAGGCCAGATGCTGTAGAGGTTTTACCGGGAATTCTGCCAAAAATCATTTATGAAATGACAGAGAAAACGGATATTCCGCTTATTGCAGGGGGGCTTATCCGTGAAAAGGAAGAGGTTCTCGACGCTTTAAAGGCAGGGGCTTTAGCCGCTTCAGGAGGTAGCCCCGCGCTGTGGAATTTGGGAATTTAA
- a CDS encoding sigma 54-interacting transcriptional regulator — MYKIGVISPYPHFTESIKKIASQIKMPVTVREGALQRGLYYANKLIKEDHVNIIVARGPTADLIEKKVSVPVIKINVTNFDILKACQLAKHYSDQIVFIDHLENERKYDLSFISETQELSIALKQYENEKGINRHIEQIALTSDSKPVIVGTAECLARNALSQGVQSFVIHSSYEVISEALHRAMETVVLYEKEKLRQKHLETIISYAFDGVIATDREGKVSVFNEVASSISSIKSKDVIGKELSKFNYPFLKKMLGDGKASTKKVITYGKNKYMVNRIPIKNSPQSLVITFQETTKVLQIDSQLRSELHTRRFYAKYTFEDIVYESEQMKDTIELAQKYSRADSTILIHGESGTGKELLAQSIHNASSRKNGPFIAINCAALPENLLESELFGYEEGAFTGAKKGGKPGLFEMAHEGTLFLDEIGDLPLSLQARLLRVLQEQEVMRIGGEKIIPVNVRIVSATNKNLREGAEKNSFRQDLYYRLNILQIKTPPLRDRKEDIVPLVQEMLSKRNIDFIQIDQQLAYILETHDWPGNVRELENVVERMVAYGETIPHDKFKQIIFQDQRMNVTGNNLSVELGSLKDIENQVILQLYEQCNGNKQLLSERLGISRTTLWKKLKELDIMV; from the coding sequence ATGTACAAAATCGGTGTAATCTCACCCTATCCGCATTTTACCGAATCCATTAAGAAGATCGCTTCTCAGATCAAAATGCCTGTAACGGTAAGGGAAGGGGCTCTGCAGAGAGGACTGTACTACGCTAACAAATTAATTAAAGAAGACCACGTTAACATTATTGTAGCGAGGGGTCCGACAGCGGATTTAATTGAGAAAAAAGTAAGCGTTCCCGTCATTAAGATCAATGTGACCAACTTTGATATTCTAAAGGCATGTCAACTGGCGAAGCATTATTCCGATCAAATTGTCTTTATTGACCATTTGGAAAATGAAAGAAAATACGACCTATCCTTCATCAGTGAGACACAGGAACTTAGCATTGCTCTTAAGCAGTATGAAAATGAAAAAGGGATCAACAGACACATTGAACAGATTGCCTTGACCAGTGACTCTAAGCCAGTGATTGTGGGAACAGCAGAATGCCTAGCACGGAATGCGCTGAGCCAGGGCGTTCAATCCTTTGTCATTCATTCCTCGTACGAGGTCATTAGCGAAGCCCTACACAGAGCGATGGAGACCGTTGTTTTATATGAAAAGGAGAAACTGAGACAGAAGCATTTAGAAACGATTATTTCCTACGCCTTTGATGGCGTTATTGCTACGGATAGAGAAGGGAAAGTTAGTGTCTTTAATGAGGTGGCCAGTAGCATCTCGAGCATTAAAAGCAAGGACGTGATTGGCAAGGAGCTATCTAAGTTCAACTACCCGTTTCTTAAAAAAATGCTCGGAGACGGTAAAGCATCGACCAAAAAAGTAATTACGTACGGCAAAAACAAGTATATGGTGAACCGCATTCCCATAAAAAACAGTCCACAAAGCCTAGTCATAACGTTTCAGGAAACAACCAAGGTCCTGCAAATTGACTCTCAGCTTAGAAGTGAGCTGCACACTCGTCGCTTTTATGCCAAATACACGTTTGAAGATATCGTTTACGAAAGTGAACAGATGAAGGATACGATTGAGCTAGCGCAAAAATACAGCCGGGCGGATAGTACTATTTTAATTCATGGTGAGAGTGGAACAGGTAAAGAGCTACTGGCTCAGAGCATCCACAATGCGAGCAGTAGGAAGAACGGCCCATTTATCGCTATTAACTGTGCTGCCCTACCGGAGAACCTATTGGAAAGCGAGCTGTTTGGCTATGAGGAGGGAGCGTTTACTGGAGCTAAAAAAGGTGGAAAGCCAGGCTTATTCGAAATGGCTCATGAAGGCACTCTGTTTTTAGATGAGATTGGTGATTTGCCTCTTAGCTTGCAGGCCAGACTTTTACGTGTGCTTCAGGAACAGGAGGTGATGAGAATTGGTGGGGAGAAAATTATCCCTGTCAATGTGCGTATTGTTTCTGCTACGAATAAGAATTTGCGAGAAGGTGCGGAAAAAAATAGTTTTCGTCAGGACCTGTATTACAGACTAAATATCCTCCAGATTAAAACCCCGCCGCTACGAGATAGAAAAGAGGACATCGTCCCACTGGTTCAGGAGATGCTATCCAAGCGTAACATTGATTTTATTCAAATTGATCAGCAGCTGGCTTACATTCTAGAAACCCATGATTGGCCAGGTAACGTTCGTGAACTAGAGAACGTCGTAGAAAGAATGGTCGCCTATGGAGAGACGATCCCCCATGATAAATTTAAACAAATCATCTTTCAGGATCAAAGGATGAACGTAACGGGCAACAATCTTAGTGTTGAACTTGGGAGCCTAAAGGACATTGAGAATCAGGTGATCCTGCAGCTATATGAGCAGTGCAACGGAAACAAACAGCTCCTTTCTGAACGGCTGGGCATAAGCCGAACCACATTATGGAAAAAACTAAAGGAATTAGACATCATGGTTTGA
- a CDS encoding plasmid pRiA4b ORF-3 family protein, with protein sequence MIYQFKITLEDQSPPVWRRVLIDAGSTFYDLHLLIQVAMGWTDTHLHVFRFALDHEEVLKELNAVRGLDDANKQLLMSSLKPYEFIGDPEANDGFDELNEDLNEHDEFLSDWFFEKGNSCLYTYDFGDDWQHHIVLEKILGPVQGQVYPYCLNAKGAFIAEDSRGQDIEPEWITDEKKAVKEINDKLGKVFEEEWEIWKNNSQGDFVSQATTEEWKKLFELVNTYKKAKPWEWLEDSHIIVIQDPVTNDYMYCSVLGCGGEEFGLAMYIGDAGLSALASTLFPDPSGQLDSFQRMIQIQRSLLVSFSDRDEIEKEDYDLIKEAGFSYRGKKQWPMFRSFAPGYYPWTIDQEEVRLLIRLLPEIMRTCQEIYDRPQLLMGIPTNHFFARVLKGHGGGKDTINSEAEAGINNVQWTNSLIPFNIPLAQVNPTPMFDVNEQAEMDELLLQRLKNELDKTKTVLEFNLFDAPTPIQESPQQRPYYPLISLWVDKQTGTIIHMDVLTRKSLNQLFYNSFVELLQNLGWKPHRIQVSDQAVYSLLLPLTKTLGIYLDQLHELPALEDAQDAILEEYFHSF encoded by the coding sequence ATGATTTATCAGTTTAAAATTACTTTAGAAGACCAATCACCCCCTGTTTGGAGAAGGGTTCTCATTGATGCTGGTTCAACCTTCTATGATCTTCATCTCCTCATTCAAGTAGCTATGGGGTGGACGGATACGCATTTGCATGTTTTTAGATTTGCACTAGATCATGAGGAGGTGCTTAAGGAATTAAATGCAGTAAGAGGATTAGACGATGCTAATAAACAACTGTTGATGAGTTCCCTCAAACCCTATGAATTTATTGGTGACCCAGAGGCAAATGACGGATTCGATGAATTAAATGAAGATTTAAATGAACATGATGAATTCCTAAGCGATTGGTTTTTTGAGAAAGGTAACAGCTGCCTCTACACGTATGACTTTGGAGACGACTGGCAGCACCACATTGTGCTAGAAAAAATTCTAGGGCCTGTTCAAGGACAAGTTTATCCTTATTGTTTGAATGCTAAAGGCGCCTTTATTGCTGAAGATTCTCGTGGTCAGGATATTGAGCCAGAGTGGATTACCGATGAAAAGAAGGCTGTCAAAGAGATCAATGATAAACTAGGTAAAGTGTTTGAGGAGGAATGGGAGATCTGGAAGAATAACTCCCAAGGTGATTTTGTCTCCCAAGCTACTACCGAGGAATGGAAAAAACTATTTGAGCTCGTCAATACGTACAAAAAGGCAAAGCCTTGGGAATGGCTTGAGGATTCTCATATTATTGTCATACAGGATCCTGTCACAAACGATTACATGTACTGCTCCGTATTGGGTTGCGGAGGGGAAGAGTTTGGCTTAGCTATGTATATAGGTGATGCTGGACTAAGTGCCTTAGCCTCGACCTTGTTCCCTGACCCTTCTGGTCAGTTAGATTCATTTCAGCGAATGATTCAAATCCAGAGAAGCCTGCTTGTTTCATTTAGCGATCGCGATGAAATAGAGAAAGAGGATTATGATCTGATCAAAGAAGCAGGATTTAGTTACCGTGGTAAAAAGCAGTGGCCCATGTTCCGAAGCTTTGCTCCTGGCTATTATCCTTGGACCATAGATCAGGAGGAGGTACGTCTTCTCATTAGACTACTCCCTGAAATTATGAGAACCTGTCAAGAGATTTATGATAGACCTCAGCTCCTCATGGGTATCCCGACAAATCACTTCTTTGCCCGTGTTTTGAAAGGTCATGGAGGGGGCAAAGATACCATAAATAGTGAAGCGGAAGCTGGAATAAACAATGTACAGTGGACGAACAGCCTAATACCCTTTAATATTCCACTTGCACAAGTGAACCCTACACCAATGTTTGATGTGAATGAACAGGCTGAAATGGACGAGCTCCTTTTACAGAGATTAAAAAATGAGCTTGATAAAACAAAAACGGTCTTGGAGTTCAATCTTTTTGATGCTCCGACCCCTATACAAGAGAGTCCACAGCAACGTCCCTATTATCCTTTGATTAGTCTATGGGTAGATAAACAAACCGGAACAATCATTCATATGGATGTACTAACACGTAAGTCATTAAATCAGTTGTTTTACAACTCTTTTGTAGAATTGCTTCAAAATCTGGGCTGGAAGCCACATCGCATCCAGGTGAGTGATCAAGCCGTGTATAGCCTACTGCTCCCTCTAACAAAAACACTAGGCATTTACTTAGATCAACTTCATGAACTACCTGCACTAGAAGATGCCCAAGACGCCATACTTGAAGAGTATTTTCATTCATTTTAA
- a CDS encoding enoyl-CoA hydratase/isomerase family protein yields MDHFLHPQQPEDVPFELVKYEKKNMVATVTINRPKVHNCLNFQTLREMTRAFELASWDDEVGVVVLTGAGDKAFCTGADMKEQNEVIMDRPRNYWKWMGAFIEAHEKLKNIGKPTIARLNGITVGGGNEFNINCDLAIMADHGYIRQVGNSHGSVAAGGATQWLPLIVGDRRAREILWLNEEISPDKALEWGLVNEVVPLSQLDDAVDNMAQKLLNKLPECVRYTKEQTNFWRNISFNLTVGHARDWLTVHTGAFETYEGMRAFSEKRKPDYAMLRERAASGGSSEHLWGAPMLDCEACGTKDIPEYFNHCGVCGAPLKK; encoded by the coding sequence ATGGATCATTTTCTACACCCACAGCAACCGGAGGACGTGCCATTTGAGCTGGTCAAATACGAGAAAAAGAACATGGTGGCTACAGTCACCATCAATCGTCCGAAGGTGCATAACTGCTTAAATTTCCAAACGCTAAGAGAAATGACTAGAGCGTTTGAATTAGCTTCCTGGGATGATGAGGTCGGGGTGGTTGTTCTAACTGGAGCTGGAGACAAGGCATTCTGTACAGGTGCAGATATGAAGGAACAAAATGAAGTGATTATGGACAGACCCAGAAACTATTGGAAGTGGATGGGAGCTTTTATTGAAGCACATGAAAAGCTGAAAAATATCGGTAAGCCAACAATTGCTAGATTAAATGGGATCACAGTTGGGGGAGGAAACGAGTTTAACATCAACTGTGATCTAGCGATCATGGCGGACCATGGCTATATCAGACAGGTTGGGAACTCCCACGGTAGCGTTGCGGCTGGTGGAGCTACTCAGTGGCTACCCCTTATCGTAGGAGATCGCAGAGCTCGTGAAATCCTGTGGTTGAACGAAGAGATTAGCCCAGACAAGGCGTTGGAGTGGGGCTTGGTGAACGAGGTTGTCCCTTTGAGCCAGTTGGATGATGCAGTGGATAATATGGCCCAGAAACTGTTGAATAAGCTTCCAGAGTGTGTTCGTTACACGAAGGAGCAAACGAATTTCTGGCGCAACATTTCCTTTAATCTGACCGTTGGACATGCTCGTGATTGGCTAACTGTGCACACAGGAGCGTTTGAAACTTATGAGGGCATGAGAGCATTCAGCGAAAAAAGGAAGCCTGATTATGCAATGCTTCGTGAGCGTGCAGCAAGCGGTGGCTCCTCCGAGCATTTATGGGGTGCTCCGATGCTCGACTGTGAAGCTTGTGGAACAAAGGACATTCCAGAGTATTTTAATCATTGTGGAGTCTGTGGGGCGCCGTTGAAAAAATAA
- a CDS encoding zinc-binding dehydrogenase → MKAIVVEHHGSIEELRFREHTPLPELAPHQIRVQTAYCGLNHLDIWLRKGGTGDKLTLPRIPGSDVVGIVQEVGQGVRKIQVGEAVLLYPGQGCGLCPACIAGRETMCPEFQIRGYHLDGGYAEYVTVEEQCALPIPADQLKLWAGVPVSYVTAWNALVTKGQLKPIDAVVIWGASGGLGYAALSIAQAFGAKVIGIVGSKNKATFLQEQGFTGDIIIRSEDLLEEIKQLTHKRGVDLVLDHVGKQTWNISLKMLTKGGRLAFCGITSGPKVETDLRYIFGKQLSIFGSWMGDHQDFMEVVQFLKQHPQALPYIYKEFPLHDAQEAQATLEQGDHVGKVVLNVSAS, encoded by the coding sequence ATGAAAGCCATTGTTGTAGAGCATCATGGCTCTATAGAAGAGCTGCGGTTCCGAGAGCATACACCGCTACCAGAGCTAGCCCCCCATCAGATTCGAGTACAAACAGCGTATTGTGGGCTAAACCATTTGGACATTTGGCTCAGAAAAGGCGGGACTGGGGATAAGCTGACACTGCCCCGAATCCCAGGGAGTGACGTGGTGGGGATCGTACAAGAGGTAGGGCAAGGTGTTCGTAAAATCCAAGTAGGTGAAGCGGTCCTGCTTTATCCTGGGCAGGGCTGTGGACTTTGCCCTGCGTGTATTGCAGGCAGGGAGACGATGTGCCCAGAGTTTCAAATAAGAGGCTATCATCTGGATGGTGGATATGCCGAGTATGTAACGGTAGAGGAGCAGTGTGCGCTGCCCATACCTGCTGATCAGCTGAAGCTGTGGGCTGGTGTTCCTGTCTCTTATGTAACAGCGTGGAATGCTCTGGTAACTAAAGGACAACTGAAGCCTATCGATGCGGTTGTTATCTGGGGAGCTAGTGGAGGATTAGGGTACGCGGCGTTGTCGATTGCTCAGGCGTTCGGAGCGAAAGTGATTGGTATTGTGGGTTCTAAGAATAAAGCGACCTTTTTACAGGAGCAGGGGTTCACAGGTGACATCATCATCCGTTCGGAAGATCTGTTAGAAGAAATCAAGCAGCTTACACATAAAAGAGGGGTAGACCTAGTCCTTGATCATGTAGGAAAGCAGACGTGGAACATTAGTCTGAAAATGCTGACCAAAGGAGGCAGGCTAGCTTTCTGTGGCATTACCTCAGGTCCAAAAGTAGAAACTGACCTGCGGTATATTTTTGGAAAGCAGCTGAGCATTTTTGGGTCTTGGATGGGGGATCATCAGGATTTTATGGAGGTTGTTCAGTTTTTGAAGCAGCATCCACAGGCGCTTCCTTACATTTATAAAGAGTTCCCGTTACATGATGCTCAGGAAGCACAGGCTACGTTGGAGCAAGGAGACCATGTTGGAAAAGTCGTATTGAATGTTTCAGCATCTTAG
- a CDS encoding phenylacetate--CoA ligase family protein produces MTIPYYYNSIDFEKLVREYEPPLEFIEGTWKWERDKIARVQLHRLKETLARGAQIPFFQKLWQKHDFHPDDVKSLDDMNKIPMYTIDDIRESIDRKPPFGDYQSYHFEDGKHTPLRFYTSGGTTGAPRPTIYSQWDREVGAILSARTFYLHGIRPGDVVMNSWAYSTHNAAWIMDHGLWHWLGCTAVTTGTGNVTPTEKQIEFLKTFGVTSILATSDYLLHIADTAQKMGYDIKHDFNINTLSAFGNTAPVKEAYGCPVYDSYAFHEVQYVAAECSAGQGLHIFEDAFIVEIVDFETGQPVPPGHRGNLVITALYKTGTQQIRYNIQDISAMYDYEQCSCGSWHRRIHYFQGRSDTMVKLRGINVWPEACGKIILEEPRVNGEYFCYVESVKPENKPERDEMTIMVESKSESSDFYQLQQDVAKLLKARVGVQINVEIYSPGSLRELTGHGVRAKLKRFEDRREL; encoded by the coding sequence ATGACCATACCCTATTACTATAATTCTATTGATTTCGAAAAGCTCGTCAGGGAGTATGAGCCCCCTTTGGAATTTATAGAAGGAACGTGGAAATGGGAGCGAGATAAGATTGCTAGAGTCCAGCTACACAGACTCAAAGAAACCTTAGCTAGGGGAGCACAGATACCTTTTTTCCAAAAGCTGTGGCAGAAGCATGATTTTCACCCTGATGACGTAAAGAGTCTAGACGATATGAATAAAATTCCAATGTACACGATTGACGATATTAGGGAGAGCATTGATAGAAAACCTCCGTTTGGAGACTATCAATCGTACCATTTTGAAGACGGGAAGCATACGCCTCTACGTTTTTACACGAGCGGTGGAACAACGGGAGCGCCACGCCCAACGATTTACTCCCAATGGGACCGGGAGGTAGGAGCTATTTTAAGTGCCCGGACATTTTATTTGCATGGTATTAGACCTGGAGATGTGGTGATGAATTCATGGGCTTACTCTACTCATAACGCCGCGTGGATCATGGATCATGGCCTTTGGCATTGGTTAGGCTGCACAGCGGTGACAACAGGCACAGGGAATGTAACTCCTACGGAAAAGCAAATTGAGTTTCTTAAAACGTTCGGCGTAACGTCCATTTTAGCTACCTCAGACTATTTGTTGCATATTGCCGACACAGCACAGAAAATGGGCTATGACATCAAGCATGACTTCAACATCAACACACTGTCCGCTTTTGGTAATACGGCTCCAGTGAAAGAGGCCTATGGTTGTCCTGTCTATGACTCCTACGCTTTTCATGAGGTTCAGTATGTGGCGGCTGAGTGTTCGGCAGGTCAAGGGCTGCATATTTTTGAAGACGCTTTCATCGTGGAGATTGTCGATTTTGAAACGGGCCAGCCTGTTCCGCCAGGTCATCGCGGAAACCTGGTAATCACCGCTTTATATAAGACGGGGACACAGCAAATCAGGTATAACATTCAGGATATTTCAGCGATGTACGACTACGAGCAATGCTCCTGTGGGAGCTGGCACCGCCGCATTCACTATTTCCAAGGGCGTAGTGACACGATGGTGAAGCTAAGGGGCATTAATGTGTGGCCTGAAGCATGTGGAAAGATCATTCTAGAGGAGCCTAGAGTGAATGGAGAATACTTTTGTTACGTGGAAAGTGTGAAGCCGGAGAATAAGCCAGAGAGGGATGAAATGACGATTATGGTGGAGAGCAAATCGGAAAGCTCGGATTTCTACCAGCTTCAGCAGGATGTAGCGAAGCTCCTTAAAGCGAGAGTAGGCGTGCAAATCAATGTGGAGATTTACTCCCCCGGCTCCTTGCGCGAATTAACAGGTCATGGAGTAAGAGCGAAGCTAAAGCGCTTTGAGGATAGGAGAGAATTGTAG
- a CDS encoding TIGR00366 family protein, with product MMKLSRSEAVANWYSRYFPDAYILALILTILAMVMAMAFTPTTPIEVLGHWFEGIPSLFTFAFQLMFTYAAALVIVDTPVVQRFIRAVSRIVKTPMSAYMWTGILGAVTSFIGWYFGPIVTAIFARSVAKQIQGIDYRLISAIAYSSFTISLTGISGTIPLTVATEGNITEILGGVIGLEQTTFSTLNLVSVAAIVITTTLIYYFIAKNKKEIVTFQDLAIEGYQETAVTAAVEEKPKTFAEKVNSFRPLLWLIGAAGLIYLVYLFINQGLNALNLNTVAIIALVGGMLLQKDAMTYAKSFASNLVGTASIGMQFPLYGGIAGILVGSGVAATFTEYMVSFATAATYPIITFLFTGILNLFIPSAGAQFQATAIFLIPAAETLGVEIPRAVMAITYGDLWTNMIQPFWALLYFPILAQGTRLTVRDFLGYCLPILVAIGIIWILGLLFLPL from the coding sequence ATGATGAAACTATCTCGTTCTGAGGCAGTCGCCAACTGGTATAGTAGGTATTTTCCGGATGCTTATATCCTAGCGTTAATCTTAACTATTTTAGCGATGGTCATGGCTATGGCCTTCACCCCAACCACTCCAATTGAGGTACTAGGGCATTGGTTTGAGGGCATTCCATCTCTTTTCACTTTTGCGTTCCAGCTGATGTTTACGTATGCTGCAGCTCTGGTTATCGTGGACACGCCTGTCGTGCAAAGGTTTATAAGAGCCGTGTCAAGAATCGTCAAAACACCGATGTCAGCGTATATGTGGACCGGTATCCTCGGGGCAGTGACCTCTTTCATTGGATGGTACTTCGGACCGATTGTGACAGCGATTTTTGCTCGCTCAGTGGCCAAGCAGATTCAAGGGATCGATTATCGTTTGATTTCAGCGATAGCGTATTCCTCCTTTACTATTTCTTTAACAGGAATTTCAGGAACGATTCCGCTGACTGTGGCGACAGAAGGTAACATAACAGAGATTCTTGGGGGAGTGATTGGGCTAGAGCAAACTACTTTTTCCACTTTAAATCTAGTATCAGTAGCTGCCATAGTGATTACAACAACGCTCATTTACTATTTTATTGCAAAAAACAAAAAAGAAATCGTTACATTTCAGGATTTAGCTATTGAAGGCTATCAGGAAACAGCAGTGACAGCAGCCGTTGAAGAAAAGCCAAAGACGTTTGCAGAGAAGGTTAATTCCTTCAGGCCCTTATTGTGGCTGATTGGGGCTGCAGGTCTAATCTACCTAGTGTATCTATTCATTAATCAAGGCTTAAATGCTCTAAATCTAAACACAGTAGCGATTATTGCGTTAGTTGGAGGAATGCTGCTACAGAAGGATGCGATGACGTATGCGAAATCCTTTGCCAGTAATTTAGTAGGAACGGCTTCGATTGGAATGCAGTTTCCGCTATATGGAGGGATTGCTGGTATATTAGTAGGCTCAGGTGTAGCCGCGACATTTACGGAATATATGGTTAGCTTTGCTACAGCGGCAACATACCCTATTATTACCTTTCTTTTTACGGGAATTTTGAACCTGTTTATTCCATCTGCTGGAGCACAATTTCAAGCGACAGCTATTTTCTTAATTCCTGCTGCGGAAACGTTAGGCGTAGAGATTCCCAGGGCAGTCATGGCGATTACGTACGGAGATTTGTGGACGAATATGATCCAGCCATTCTGGGCTTTATTATATTTCCCAATCTTAGCCCAGGGCACTAGGTTAACTGTACGAGACTTTTTAGGATATTGTCTCCCTATTCTTGTGGCCATCGGGATCATCTGGATACTTGGGTTGCTGTTCTTGCCGCTATAG